In Diorhabda carinulata isolate Delta chromosome 6, icDioCari1.1, whole genome shotgun sequence, a single genomic region encodes these proteins:
- the LOC130894926 gene encoding sister chromatid cohesion protein DCC1 yields the protein MENKKERNLKNVEEILSLAKLSPRELKPVFQALFFTDKNLHQHNYKLLQLDSQLLEEINVGSKLYFKGEKDDEVVICSDTKTFHVVEAETSNSLLLTHGAKFNKDIEDDVESTVRDVTVAGIFYDYLETTLNKPHLKKIDKLLENSLYKGPEYECDVDIKNLFTFEELCDKVQASIEEIKEALNSMTVVEINGKIRTLDLEYHFRVLTYMLKLIDENSWELDEVDFQETLDSLQTLVPKEILESLFEKYTEESKEIDGIPLYKYREDRVCTFFAQVLLHQTGKFNLDEFLQAWKESVPEGLKATEEMLYGIAIIDRKSVPNTIRAFEESSLPENINERFKILFSAKEKWTVPEISPYIKRLTTEKLDVNALLAKHARASKVDGIKYYSAKHGK from the exons atggaaaataagaAAGA ACGAAATTTGAAGAATGTTGAAGAAATTCTTTCTTTAGCGAAACTATCCCCTCGAGAATTAAAACCAGTTTTCCAAGCTTTGTTTTTTACGGATAAAAACTTACATcaacataattataaattgttacaattgGATTCGCaattattagaagaaataaatgtgGGAtccaaattatatttcaaaggGGAAAAAGATGATGAAGTCGTTATATGCTCAGATACAAAAACATTTCATGTTGTAGAAGCCGAAACCTCTAATAGCTTATTGTTAACACATGGTGCAAAATTTAATAAGGATATTGAAGATGATGTAGAGTCCACAGTTAGAGATGTGACTGTAGCAGGAATATTTTATGATTACTTGGAAACAACATTAAATAAACCACATTTAAAGAAAATCGACAAGTTACTAGAAAATTCTTTATACAAAGGACCAGAATATGAATGTGATGTagacattaaaaatttatttacttttgaaGAATTGTGCGACAAGGTACAAGCTtctattgaagaaataaaagaagcGTTAAACTCAATGACTGTTGtagaaataaatggaaaaattagaaCGTTAGATCTTGAGTATCATTTCCGGGTATTAACATATATGCTTaaattaattgatgaaaattcaTGGGAACTTGATGAAGTTGATTTCCAAGAAACTTTAGATTCATTACAAACTTTAGTTCCCAAAGAGATTCTCgaaagtttatttgaaaaatatactgaAGAATCAAAAGAAATTGATGGAATACCTTTATATAAATACAGAGAAGATAGAGTGTGTACATTTTTTGCTCAAGTTTTATTACATCAGACtggaaaatttaatttagatGAATTTCTGCAAGCTTGGAAAGAGTCTGTGCCTGAAGGTCTAAAAGCAACAGAGGAAATGTTATATGGAATCGCcattattgatagaaaatcagttcCTAATACTATAAGGGCTTTTGAAGAGAGCAGCTTAccagaaaatataaatgaaagatTTAAGATTTTGTTCAGTGCTAAAGAAAAATGGACTGTGCCAGAAATATCACCTTATATCAA gcGTTTGACAACTGAGAAACTGGATGTTAATGCTTTATTAGCGAAACATGCTAGAGCTTCAAAAGTAGATGGAATTAAATACTATTCTGCAAAGCATGGGAAGTGA